The sequence TCGCCGAGTCGGACATCGCCTGGCAGACGGTGGGCGATGACGTCATATGCGGCGTCCCAGCAGGCGAGCGCGTCGGCAGCCGGGGGCCGGGAGACGTCCGGGGGCTGGATGGCGAACGCCGAGACCAGGGCCTGGCTGACGCCGATGGTGCGGCCGTAGGACGGGTTGGCGACGGCGTTGGCCACCTGGTCCGCGAGGTCCTGGGCCGCGATCGCGGCATCCGCGGTGTGCGCCTGCTGCCATAGCTCCAGGCGGTCGTTGCCGGCGGAAGAGCGCCATCCGCCGCCGCCTCGGATCTTGGTGTAGGCGAGCATGCCCGCCGTCGCGGCGAGCGGGCCGAAGACGTCGGGGGCGATGCCGTGGCGCAGATAAAGCCCGGCGGTCACATCGGCGAGGACATCGACGGGGCCGGAGGCGTTCATCTCCTGGGCGATCCGGTGCAACAACTGGGCGGCCGCGCCGGGACCCTGGCGTTCGGTGATCTCCACAAGCCGCCATCCGACCGCGTTGGCTAGCGCATCGGCCGACCACCGCGGCCCCGGCGGATCGTCGTACGCCTTGCTGCCGCAGTCACGGACTGCGGCGAGAACACCGGCCGCGCCCTCTGGCAGCACGGGGCGCTGCTGGGCGTGCAGAAAGGCGCCGGTGGGGTAACGCCCTTTGGGGCCGGACCAGTTGCGGGAGGATGTGCTGGGCACGGGCCTGGGCGTCCAGGGCGGGCCGCCCTCACCGCCCAGACGCTGTGCCGCCGCACGCAGGGCAGGACTCAGCGTGTCCCCGGCCAGGTGCGATGCGTGGATCAGCGTCTGGTCGTCATAGGTGGAGGTGATCGCGTTGGCGAGCACCGGCAGGAGACGCAGAGCGTGTGCCGCGTCGTCGCCGGGCAGGTCTGCGAGCTGGCCGAGCAGGACGACGTCGGCGTCAAGATTGCGGCCACGGGAGCCGGCGGCGATACGGAGCGCTGCCAGGACGACGGGGTCGGCCGTGTTGGCCTGCATGGCCAGCAGCTGCTGGTGGGCGGCGTCCACCCGGGCATCGGGCAGTCCCGGCTCGGTCAACAGCACCTGGGCGGCCAGCTGCGCGGCGGCTCGCGGATCCAGGCCTGCGAGAAGACGCCACCACTCTTGTGGTGTTCCTGCCGTGCCCCGTCCGTCGGTGCACTCCGCAACGAGATACACAAGCGGCTGCGTACGCGCCAGCCGCACCCGGGCCTGGACCGGGTCGGCCTGCACCAGCTGGGGGAGGGGTTCCAGCAGTTCCTCGATGGTGATGTCCTTGTGGCCGCCGTAAGCGCCCATGTAGTGGGCGGCACGTTCCCAGCAGCGCTGCGCCTCGTCCGGGTCGTCGCAGGCGAGACTCACGCGGGCCATCTCGAGTTCGAAGTCGGCGTCCTCCGCATACATGGACCGGCTGTCGGCCTGTGCCGTGCGCAGTGTGCGCATCAGCTCGTGGATGATGTCGGACCCGGCCTGGCCCACGCTGTGGGCCAGCAGGGACAGCAGCTCCGTGGTGATCAGGGGACCGGACCCGGCCATGCCCATCAGGGATGTTGTGGTGCCGTGACTGACGGTCTGCAAGGACGCGATGCCCAGGGCGACGTCGTTGCCGCGCAGCAGGGCGACCGCCTCGTGCAGCACCTGCCGCACGAGCCGGTGGATGTCGCCAAGCTCGCTGGCATTGGGTTGGCCCGTGAACGGGGCAGCGTGCTGGGCCAGTTGCTCAAGCGCCACACGGACGGCAGTGGACGCACGCTCGGCGGAGATCCGGCCCGCATCGACGTCGCGGCCCAGACCGAGCGTGGTGACGGTGAACCGCAGCCAGGCACGATAGAAACCCTCGCCGTCCAGGAGTGCCAGCAGCCGGGTGGGCGCCTGCGGATCAGCGGCCTGGGCCACCTCCAGCAGCTCCAGCCACCTGCTGACCGGCCTCGACAGATCGCCGTAACGGCCAGTCAGCACCGCGTGGGTTGCTTCCTGAAGCACCGTGGTGACGTCGTCCCCGCGGAATACCTCCTCGGCTAGGTCAGCCACCGGCACGCCCCGGTCCAGTAGACGTCGTAGGCCGCACGGAGCGCTGGCCCAGACCGCGACGGCCAGTGTGCGCGCCGACGGCAGTATCCCGCCCGCGCCGTCGTGGGCGTCGGCGAGATGCAGCAGAAGCGCCGCACGCCGCTCGGGACGCTCGATGAGCGCCGCGCTCTCCAGCAGCAACTCGGCGCCGAGGCAGTCCAGCAGCACACCGAGCGCCGGTTCGGGGGAGTCCAATGCCTCCTGATCAAGGAACCGGGCCACCCGCTGAGCAAGTGTGAGCGGGTGGCCTTCCGGCGATTCCCGCTGGTCGGTGCCATGGCCAGGCAGCCTGATCCGCCCACGCAACTCCGCCAGGAACACCGCCTCATTGCCAGCGGAACCGTCGTGGCCGGACTTACCACCGCGATCTTTGTCCCGGGCCGTCAGATACGCCTCCCACGGGGCGGCGAACCCGGCCCGGTCGACCGCCGCGCACAACTGCAGGCCCCACCGCGCCGACAGCGTCGGCGCCCCCTCATACAGCAGGCTCGCCGCCACATGGTCGGCTCCCGACAGCGCCACCAGCACATCCGCATACGGCACCAGGGAACCCGGCAGGCCTTCTTCCTCATAGGTCGACCGCGCCCGGCTCAGTTCGATGCAGCGCACCAGCGTCAGCCAGTCACAGCGTGCCGCCGCCCGCTGGGCGACGACGGCCAGGGTGTGGACGATGGCCTGCGGCGGCTGCAGGCCGGCGATCGCACGGGAGAGGAAGTCGGGCCCGATCAGCAGGGCCAGGTCCTCGTCACGGCCCAGAGCGGACAGGAGTTCGGGCAGGTGCCGGAAGGCACGCGCGTCCGTGAAAAACCCGCGCTGGGAAAGCCACTGGGCGGCCTGAGCCCGGACCTGGTCCACCCACCGGGAGTCACCCTCGGTCCGGCGCACGAAACGGCTGAAGCTCTCGTGGTGGATCTTCAGCCCGCCGATCCCCGGCTGCTGCGCGATGATCGGTGCCACCCGGCTCAGGGCGGCACCGATCATCATCGCCGGCATCGGGAAGATCTCCCCGAGCTCGTCCGCGCTGACAGCGAAGTCGCAGACCGCCAGCGTGCTGGCCGCGTAACGCTGCTCGACCGTCAACGCCCGCAGCAGATAGGCGTAGTAGTCGTCCAGGTCGTGCGCCGATGACGGAACCGCGCGCAGCCGCTCAAGCGGATCACCCACGGCGCCCGGCGCAAGCGGCGTCCCAAGGCCGGGAGCCGGCCCCACGGCCTGACGGCACAGATACGTGGCGTACAGAGCGTTGCCTCGTGAGCGCTCCTCGATCAAGGTGACAGCGGCCTCAGTATCCGTGGCAGCCCCCAGACCGGCAGCCGACGGCGCCAGCGCCGACAGCACACCCAGACGCTCCGCCAACGCACCCAGCTCGGCGCGGTCGAGAGGGGGAACAGTCAAACGGGCGGCTTGGGCGTCGACCGCCTCCAGATGAGGCCCGGGCTGACTGGCCAGAACAAGAACGACGCCGGGCGGCAGGCTGAGCGAAGTGAGTTCCTCGACCAAGCAGGCCGCCGGATCCACCGGCCCGCCGAAGGCGCCGCCACTGCTGTGCCCAAGGACCCGGCTGACGTGATCGATCCCGTCCACGACTGTGTCACCTCAATGAGAATGCGTATGGCTAGCGCCCCCAAGCCTGTTGGGCTCGGGGGATGCAAGTTTTGAGAAAACGGATCAATGGTTCGTTTCGTGATCCTAGACAGGGCCTTAGCCGGTCTGACCTGCAAGGATGCAGGTTGTGAGAGTATTTGCAGTTCTGTTGCGGCGACCTATAGTTGCTCACAACTGTGGGGACGGTAGTGGTCATAGCTGCAGTGCCGAGGGCTGCTGGTTTGTTGTTGGGGCCGTGCTCGGGGGGCTTTGGGGCAGCCAGCGGGTCGCTGGACCAGTAGCTTTTCTGCTGCATGCCAAGGACTCGCCTCGTACTGGCAGGACACGCGATCTCTCGCGTGGAGCCGATGGCGACCAGCAGACGGCGCCGTTGGCTACAGCGGCGGCTGCGGCAACCGACATCTCCATACCGCGGTGGAGCGCGGTCGCCCGCCTCGCGTCCTGGCGGATCGCCGGCGAGGAACCGGCTCCCAGGGTGAGTAAGGAGGCCCCGGCAGGCTCCCGAGCCCAGCTGCTTCAGCGGTCCGGCGTCTGCTCTGGAGGATGCTCATCTCTCTGGGCTCAGCAGCCCCGATTGGCAACATAATGGACCTGGCTGCGGAACGCGTCTGGGGTGCTACGTTGTTGCGGTGGGGGAGCTGAGCCGATCCTGACGCCAGGGACAGATCTGCCTCCCGTCTTGGTTGGCTGGCCGCAGGGTGGGATGTGCGCGGCGCGCAGACAAGCTCGATCAGTAGTGGGGAACGTGGCACAAGCAGGGGCGCACTCGGCCGCAGGCCAGATGACCGGATACCTCTACCAGTGCGAATTGGCTCTGCTGGAACTCGCAGAACGCAGCTGGGGCGAGGCCACGATCGAGGTGCGGATGGAGCTCCTCGACGACATCGAGTTCTTGGACCCCGAGACCCACACGCCGCTGGAGCTGCTCCAGTCCAAGCACCGCGAGGCAGCCGGCCCCCTGAGCGAGACAGGCAAGGACTTCTGGCGCTCGGTGGCGTCGTGGATCGACGCGCTGAAGGCACTGGCCGATCCATCGGCCGAGACGATGCCCCTGTTGCGGCTGGTCTCGACTCAAGTTGCTCCCAAGGACACCTTCTTCCATCTGCTGCGCCCTGGATCGGACAGGGATGTGCGAAAGGCCCTGGCCCGGATGGAGCAGATTGCCGGTGACGCCGACGGTCCTGGCACTACTGCCAAGGACCGTGACCTGTTTATGGCCCTGGCCCCGGAACGGCGCTATCAGCTGGTCAACGCCGTGATCGTCCACGACGGTGCACCAGTGATGTCAGACCTGAACCCTAGTCTGGCCAAAGAACTGGGGATCACGCCGAGCGACCATGCCGAGGCCGCCCTCGACGCGATCAAAGGGTGGTGGTACCGGATGGCTGTAGAACTACTAGAACGCAAGAACCCCCAGCGCATGAGGGCCTCGGTCAGTGCGCAAGAACTGGCGTGTCTGAGGGATGAAGTCCTCCACCGCTACGCGGAGAAGGACCTGCCGATCACCGAGACCCTGCGCAACCTCACAGAAGCCGAGATCGCCGGCTACGAGGACCAGCTCGTGGTGTCCCAGATGCGGTGGATCGACTTGCCCGACGACGAGATCGCCATGCACCTGCGCAGCTACCACCACGCGCGTGCACAGCGATCCGCGTGGCTGCGCACCTTCAAGATCACTCCAGAGCGGCTGGAGGAGTATGAACAGGAACTCCACTACGAGTGGGAGCGTACCTTCCGCCGCCATACCCGACGCCTCCGCGATGGCATCCCCGACGCCGAGCGTCAGGAGGTAGGTCAGCAGGTACTGGACGACACCATGGACAAAGTCGCCAGCAAACCGGCCCGCCATGGCAGTACCACTGCGGCATGGATCGGTCACGGCACCCTTCACGGCCTGGCCGACCAAGCGGACACCGCGCACCCCGACCGCGCCCTTGGGTGGCATCCCGACTACACCGACCTGTGCAAGCAGCGGGAAGAGCAGGACCAGTGACCACCGCCCCTCACCGCAGCACGCTCGAGGCCAGAGCCCTGTTCAATCCGGCCTTCGGCGCCTACCTCCTCGCCAGCAGCATCCACGCCGCAGCCAAGAAGGCGCGCACTCCCATGCCCTGGCCCAGCGTCTTCCTGGTCCTTCCGCTCGTCCTGCCTGACGACACACGAGACTCCCTGCCGACCAGATCCACCATGACCCTCAGCGCCTGGGCCAACGCCAACCCACGCCAGCAGGCCGCCTTCGCCGAACGAGCCGCGGTACTGACCGCCTACACCCGTGCCAGCCTGCGCACCGCCCTGCGCCACCGCGCCATAGAGGTCAATGCCGGCAACCTGAACTGCCCCCGCGCGCCCAAGCCGCCCTCAGCCGCCCCCGGCGCCGAAGTCGCCGAGTGCGCCCGCGCCGCAACCCTCGTCGGCCGATGGCTCGCCACCACCGACCCTGCCCGGGCTTTCACCATCCTCGGCGTCCGTCCCTGACCACCCCTCTCACAAGGAGCCCCAGAACCGCCATGCAACTGCTCGCCCTGGCCCTCTACCACCGAGACGGCAGGAAAGACCACAGGGTCCTGCGTTTCCGCCCCGGGGCGTTGAACATCATCACCGGTGAGTCCGAGACCGGGAAATCCGAAGTCCAGGACATCATCGACTACTGCCTGGGACGCCGCACCGCCAACCTGCCCGACGAACCGATCGACCAGTCCGTCGGCTGGTACGCCCTCCTGGTCACCTTCAAAGACGGCGGCCGCATGGTCCTCGCCCGGCCCCGGCCGACCGGCGCCTCCACCGTCCACGCGATGGTGCGAACCGGAGACGCCACCCTTGAACTCCCGCAGGCTGACGAGCTCATCGCCAACTCCAATGTCGCAGCCCTGCGTAGCGAAGTCAGCGCCCGGCTCGGCATCGAAGACTTCCGCTTCCAGCCACCCGCCGGAGCCACACGAAACGCCTTCGACGTATCCATCGCCCACGCAGCCCTGCTCTGCTTTCAGAACCAGAACGAGATCGCCGACAAGACAGCACTGTTCCACCGCCAGACCGAGACCGGCATGGCGCAGACCCTCAAGGACACCCTTCCCTACTTTCTCGGCGCCGCCGGCCCCGAACAGTCCCTACGCCGCCACCACCTCGGCGAAGCCATCCGCGCGCAACGCCAAGCGCAGCGCAAGTACGACGACGCACTGCGCCAGCAGGCCGCCACCGACGCGGGCGGCCTGGCTCTCGTCCGCCTCGCCGAGAACGAAGGACTGCTCACCGACGTCCCGCCGGCGCCTGACACCGGACAAGTTGTCGCACTGCTCCAGCAGGCCCTCGACGCCTCGCCGCGAACTGCCGCCCCCCTGGATCTGCCAGACCGGCGTTACGAACTCAACGAAGAGCGTCGCGCGTTGCGCGAACAACTCCAGGAGTACGACGACACTCTCGCCGTGGTTGACCGCTGGCAGGAACAAGGCCGTGCCTTCACCGGAGAACTGCACCTCCAACTAGACCGCCTCAAGACCCTCGCCCTCCTGGGCCCCGAGCACCTCCACGACACCACCGTCTGCCCCATGTGCACGCAGCCGCTCCAGGAGCCCGACCCCTCAGCACAGGACGTCTCCGACCTCACCACACGGCTGGCCGAGGAACTTACCCACGCGCAGACGCTCCAGCCTGTCCGCGAGGAGCACCGCCGCGCCCTGCAGGCAGAACGTGCAGCCGTCGCCGAACGCCTCCGGCTCAACGGGATCCAGCTCCGAGAACTGCTGGCCAGCGACGAGCGCATGCGTAACCTGCAGGAACAGCAGATGCGTATCGCCCACATCCAGGGGCGGATCGCCGAGGCCCTCAGCCGCACCGGAACGGCCAGTGACCTCAGCAGGCTGCGCCACGAACTCGAGCTGGCCAAGGAGCGTGTTGCCGCGCTTCAAGTCCTCGTCGACGAGGACGACGTAGCCGCCGAGACCGAACGCTGCCTAGCCGACATCGCGGTCAACATGACCGCCTGGGCCAAACGCCTCAACCTCGGACAAGCCGCGAACGCGACCGAGGTCAGCATCAGCCTGAACCTCCTCAACGTCGTCGTCAGAAGCCCTGACGGCCGACGGCCGCTCCGACGCATCGGAAGCGCCAAGAACCACATCGGCTACCACCTCGTCGCCCACCTGGCCTTGCACACCTATCTGCGAAGTAACAGCCGGCCCGTCCCCAGCTTCCTCATGCTCGACCAGCCCACACAGGCGTTCTTCCCGGAGAAGCCCCGAGACGCCTCCAAGGTCCAGGACGCCGACTGGGCCACCGTCACCGCCTACTTCATGCTCCTCAACGAAGTGGCACAACTCAACGAGGGCAATCTGCAGATCATCGTCAGCGATCACGCGAACCTGCCCGAACCGTGGTTCCAGAACGCTGTGATCGCCAACTGGCGACCCGACGATGAAGGCAACCGCAACGCACTTATCCCCTTCGACTGGACCCCCTGACGAAGGCGCGAGAGCGAGACTCGCGGTCAAATGCGCTGAAACGGCGGACGTTGTACGGCGGAAACCACCTGGCTTGTCACACACCGAGTCCGGCCACGGCAGCGGGAAGCGGCACGCGATGGCGTCGCAGGCCCCTCGGGCCTGCCGGACGTCAGCGGCCTTGCGGGTCCGGTCGGCTGCCTCCTCGTACTTGTGATGTTGTGCCATGCAGGGCGGGCTTGTCCAAAGCAGCTCGCTCGATTCACGCGAGCATAGGGCAGATCTGCCTGCTGGGCGGCCCTGCGGATCGACGGTCACTGCCGGTCGGACGTCTACACACCGGCCTCGTCCAGGTCGCCGCGCCCGGTGTGGATGTCGTCGAGGAGGTCCTTGGTGAGGGCTTCGGTGCCTCGTTCGATAGCTTCCTGTGCGGCCTGGCAGATGAGGTGGTTGAGGGTTTCGATGTAGCCGCCGGTGCGCTTGTGCAGGTACGAGGCGAGTCCGATGAGGGTGCCCTTCTGGTGCTTGTGCAGGCGTAGGTCGTCTTCGAAGGCTTCGACAACGTCCTCCCAGTCCTCGGGCGCGGTGGGGGAGTAGTCGATGGTGCCGACCCACAGCACGGGCATGTCGCTGTCGAACTTCATGCCCTGGTGGGGGAGCTTGGAGCGGCGTCCGGTGTAGCGGGCGGCGTGGATGGCGTCGCGTGCCCCGGTGCCGCAGTAGATGAAGGTGACCCGGGTGTGGTCCTGCAGGCTCTCGAAGTAGGACAGTGCGGTGCGGGCCTCGCCGTCACTGAGCCGGTCGATGCCGTCGACGAGGACGAGCTGAGTGCCCGCGTGCTTCATGACGTGCGTGACAGGGAGGGTCACGTCGAGAGTGCGGTAGTCGCCCTTGGCCGGGTTGCGCATGTACTGCAGGCCGAGGAACTCGGCGAAGGGCAGCGACCAGTGCATGCTGCTGTCCCGGTCCGGGGGTACGTTGATGTAGATGACCGGGACACGGTTCGGGTCGGTGCCGGAGTCGCTTTCGATCATGCCTTGGTAGCCGCGGCCGATCTGGCACAGCAGAAGTGTCTTTCCGGCACCGCGCTCGCCGTCGATGACCATGTCCATGCTGCGGCCGACGCTGCGGAAGCGGTTGGTGCGCAGAATCCTGCGCGCGTCCAGCAGGCCGCGGCGCAGAGCGGGGGTCAGGACGGGCAGCATCTCGCCGTGGTACCGCATGCGCGGGTCATTGTCCGTGACAGTGATGCCGGCAGGCGCGCAGTCCTGCAGGTCCGGCGGGAGGACGATGCGGTGGACGAAGTCGTTCCAGCCCTCCTTGGTGGTCAGGAGGCCGGCGGTGAGGGGACTGGTGCGAGCATCGGCGAGGACGTCCGGCACTGTGTTGATCAGATCGTCGCGGCTCATCGCGTCTCCTTGCTGGGACGGGTGGCGGGGGAGGGAGCGGCTTCGGCACCAGGCGCGGATCTTTCCGGGGCAGCGCCCGTGAACTGTGCGAACAGCCCGGAAGCCGGGCCGGTGAGGCTGTGGGACTGTTTCTTGCGGCCTGGCCCGGTGGGGGATGCCGGCTGTTGTGGGGGCGTCGTGATGGCAGCGGGCCTGGGTTCAGGAACGCTGCTCGCCGCGGCCGGGGCGTCCGCAGGCAGGACCGGCTCCACGCCCTGCAGAGGGACGGTCATCGGTGCCTCGGCGGCGGGGGAGGGGGCCGGGCGGGGGAACAGGTCTCCTGCGGGAACATTCAGGGACGGTGCCCGCTGGACCATGCCGGGAATGGGGGCGCGGATGCCAGCGTAGCGGTCGGTCTGCGGTTCACGCAGAGTGAGCTTCGTTCCGGTGAACAGGGCCGGCACGCGCGGTGCGGAAGCCTGGGGGCCGCGGCGTGCCCGTTCGCGCAGTGCCGCGACGGCACGGGTGATGGCGCGTTCGTCATCCTTGCTGCCACCGAGTTCGACGTGCACGGCTTCGGCCTGCTCCCACAGGTACTGGGTCCAGGCGTCGCCGATGAGCCGCTGGTGGATGAACTCGGCCTCGACCCAGGCGTCCTTGGTGTGGTCGTAGAGCCACACGAACCTGGGGGCGTAGGGGTTGTAGCGGACCTGCCACTTCATGCCCTGCCCGCGGATCCCGGAGTGCTTGTTGCAGTACTGCTGGAGGTCGGGGCTGTTGTAGGTGCGATTGTTGATCTTCACGCCCTTGCGGCTGACCTTCAGCCGCGTGAACGGCAGCAGCTTGCGGTTCTCGTGCACGCCCAGGGGGAGTGGCAGGTGGCCTTCCATGGCGACGAGCGTGGCGTACATGCGGTTGGGACTGATCTTCATGCCGGGCAGGAACGGGTTACGCAGCCCGTCGTGGGGGCGCTGCTGCCAGTGCAGGGCGATCCACTCGTCCAAGAGGTCCTGCAGCTCGTTGATGCTCCACAACGGGCCGTCGTGAATGTTCTTGCCCCGCCGGGCGAGGTCGGAGCCGGTGTAGCCGGCCACGTACTGGCAGAACAGCTTCTTGATCGCGCTGAACAGGCTCTCCACGATGGCCTTGTCCGTCGGTGTCCGCTCGCGGGCGCTGCGCACCGAGATGCCCAGCGTGGTGCACACGTCGTTGAAGTGCTCGCTCTTGAAGATCTTGCCGTGGTCGACGACGACCATCTTGGGCCGGATCACGGGCCGGGCAGCTGCGCCCACCATTCGCGGGTCGCAGGCCACCAGGTCGGCATAGGGCATCTCGGAGTTCTCGGCGAGAGCCAGCGGTGACCAGCCAGGCCGGCCGGGCATCGGAGCCAGCGCCTGGGCGAGCATGAGCACCGCGTCGAAGGATTTCGTGGCCCGACCGCCGAGCCTCTTGCCCCGTGGGCCTCGGCCAGCGCTCCTGGGTACGATCAGTGCACCGATGATCGTTCGGCTGACGACGTCGATCGCGGCGGTCAGCTCAAGCTGCACCGGCCGGCCGTCGTCACCGATGGCGATGATGTCCAGCCCCGTGGAATCGATCTGCACCTGTTCGCCCAGCATGTTCGCCGTGGTTGGCGTATAGGGCGCCACCGGAAGGCTCGCCTCGTCGATGCGTTTCTGCGTCGGCCTGCGCAGCGAACGCGGGGAAATCCCCAGCCGCTCGAGAAGCCGGTAGAACGTGGCATCCGATATGTCCAGCCGGTCGTACTCGTTGGGGTAGCGCAGCAGGATCGCAGCGCGCAAACGTTCCAGCAGACGGCTGCCGTACCCGTCCGACTCCTCGAGACTGGCCTGCACCTCCGCCAGGAGCAGCCGCACCACGCGCTCGTCGGTACGCCCCCACGGGGAACCCGGTACGACCTCGCGCATCAGCCCGGCGACGCCCTCGGACCTGTAGGCGCTGTAGCGGCGCGCCACCGTGCCGGCCGAGGAACTCTTCCAGCCGAGCGTCTTCAGTTCGGCTGACTTCGCCGCGAACCGCTGCTTCAACGTGAACCGGGCGGGGTCGTAGCCCGGCCTGGGCTTGGTACCGGGCTCGGCGTCCGGCGGCACGCCGTCGCGGACCTCAACGAGGTGACGTTCCCAGTCCCGCAGCCGCTGGCGGTCGGCTTCTCCCAGCAGCTCCAGCCCGCTCACATCAGGGATGGTCGCGCCCGGCAGCGGCGTGCCGTTCTCATCGAGCAGAGCGAAGTCCTCGGCCCGGACGACGACGGACACGAGCGCACAGGCGTCCTCGCCGTCCTGCTGTTCACAGACCAGATGCACGGTGGTCCCCTGGAGCGCGGCCACGACGTAGTCGGCTCCCTGCCAGCGAAGCCGACTGCCCGGCCGCAGAGCATGCTCGGTGTGTGGGGGAGAAGAGGCGGCAGCGGCTGTCATGCAAGATCCTTATGGGGCATCCATATGGTTGAGGCAGGGGTCAGGGGCAGGCGGTGGTCCCAGGCGAGCTCACCTGTCCACAGCAGATGCCAGGCACAAGACAGAGCCGCCGGGCTGCCGACGGCTGCCGCTCCCGAGGCAAGAGGCCGGGGGCGTGCGAAGACCTCCAACAGCTGCTGCCGGGCCTCAGGGTCGGCGAATGCCGGATTGCGGTAGTTCGCAACCCGCAACAGCGACGCCTTCAGCACCCCTGGCGGAATCTGCAACGGACGCAAGGTCCAGCCTGCGCTCGCGGCCGCCACGAGCATGGCTTCTTCCTCATACATGCCCCGGGTGCCGGCAGCCCAGGGATGCATCAGTGCCAGACGCTCGCCGTGGGCGGTGCGGGCGAAGAACGCCGGACGCACAGCGCCGCGCTCCGAACCCTGTTCCCAGCGCACTTCCAGGCAGGAGGCGCCGAAGAACACGACAGACGGATCGAAGTCGAGCATCATGGCCGCGTGCATCTGCGACTCGGTACTGCACACAACCTTCTGCCCGGTTGTAGCGGACCACCACTGAGTCAGGATCGAGCGCCGTCCTCTGAAGGCACGCGGCACGGCCAGCGGACGGTATTCCTCGATCGCCACCCCGCGCAGCAGGTCAGGCAGCTGCGTTTTTTCGGCTCCGTGCAGATCGAGGTAGCGCACCTGGACCTCCACCTACGGCCTCCCTTCAGCGGAGGCCGGACACGCGCCTCTTCCGTAGTCGGCCATGGCGACCTTCCCCTCAGCCATAGGGGCGCTCCACCGTTGCTAGGACCTCCCACGGCACGCAGGTGAGCTCGTTGACGGACTGCAGGGCGCCCACCC comes from Streptomyces sp. SCL15-4 and encodes:
- a CDS encoding TnsA-like heteromeric transposase endonuclease subunit, which translates into the protein MEVQVRYLDLHGAEKTQLPDLLRGVAIEEYRPLAVPRAFRGRRSILTQWWSATTGQKVVCSTESQMHAAMMLDFDPSVVFFGASCLEVRWEQGSERGAVRPAFFARTAHGERLALMHPWAAGTRGMYEEEAMLVAAASAGWTLRPLQIPPGVLKASLLRVANYRNPAFADPEARQQLLEVFARPRPLASGAAAVGSPAALSCAWHLLWTGELAWDHRLPLTPASTIWMPHKDLA
- a CDS encoding ABC-three component system protein; the protein is MTGYLYQCELALLELAERSWGEATIEVRMELLDDIEFLDPETHTPLELLQSKHREAAGPLSETGKDFWRSVASWIDALKALADPSAETMPLLRLVSTQVAPKDTFFHLLRPGSDRDVRKALARMEQIAGDADGPGTTAKDRDLFMALAPERRYQLVNAVIVHDGAPVMSDLNPSLAKELGITPSDHAEAALDAIKGWWYRMAVELLERKNPQRMRASVSAQELACLRDEVLHRYAEKDLPITETLRNLTEAEIAGYEDQLVVSQMRWIDLPDDEIAMHLRSYHHARAQRSAWLRTFKITPERLEEYEQELHYEWERTFRRHTRRLRDGIPDAERQEVGQQVLDDTMDKVASKPARHGSTTAAWIGHGTLHGLADQADTAHPDRALGWHPDYTDLCKQREEQDQ
- a CDS encoding three component ABC system middle component, encoding MTTAPHRSTLEARALFNPAFGAYLLASSIHAAAKKARTPMPWPSVFLVLPLVLPDDTRDSLPTRSTMTLSAWANANPRQQAAFAERAAVLTAYTRASLRTALRHRAIEVNAGNLNCPRAPKPPSAAPGAEVAECARAATLVGRWLATTDPARAFTILGVRP
- a CDS encoding Mu transposase C-terminal domain-containing protein, with translation MAALQGTTVHLVCEQQDGEDACALVSVVVRAEDFALLDENGTPLPGATIPDVSGLELLGEADRQRLRDWERHLVEVRDGVPPDAEPGTKPRPGYDPARFTLKQRFAAKSAELKTLGWKSSSAGTVARRYSAYRSEGVAGLMREVVPGSPWGRTDERVVRLLLAEVQASLEESDGYGSRLLERLRAAILLRYPNEYDRLDISDATFYRLLERLGISPRSLRRPTQKRIDEASLPVAPYTPTTANMLGEQVQIDSTGLDIIAIGDDGRPVQLELTAAIDVVSRTIIGALIVPRSAGRGPRGKRLGGRATKSFDAVLMLAQALAPMPGRPGWSPLALAENSEMPYADLVACDPRMVGAAARPVIRPKMVVVDHGKIFKSEHFNDVCTTLGISVRSARERTPTDKAIVESLFSAIKKLFCQYVAGYTGSDLARRGKNIHDGPLWSINELQDLLDEWIALHWQQRPHDGLRNPFLPGMKISPNRMYATLVAMEGHLPLPLGVHENRKLLPFTRLKVSRKGVKINNRTYNSPDLQQYCNKHSGIRGQGMKWQVRYNPYAPRFVWLYDHTKDAWVEAEFIHQRLIGDAWTQYLWEQAEAVHVELGGSKDDERAITRAVAALRERARRGPQASAPRVPALFTGTKLTLREPQTDRYAGIRAPIPGMVQRAPSLNVPAGDLFPRPAPSPAAEAPMTVPLQGVEPVLPADAPAAASSVPEPRPAAITTPPQQPASPTGPGRKKQSHSLTGPASGLFAQFTGAAPERSAPGAEAAPSPATRPSKETR
- a CDS encoding DUF3732 domain-containing protein produces the protein MQLLALALYHRDGRKDHRVLRFRPGALNIITGESETGKSEVQDIIDYCLGRRTANLPDEPIDQSVGWYALLVTFKDGGRMVLARPRPTGASTVHAMVRTGDATLELPQADELIANSNVAALRSEVSARLGIEDFRFQPPAGATRNAFDVSIAHAALLCFQNQNEIADKTALFHRQTETGMAQTLKDTLPYFLGAAGPEQSLRRHHLGEAIRAQRQAQRKYDDALRQQAATDAGGLALVRLAENEGLLTDVPPAPDTGQVVALLQQALDASPRTAAPLDLPDRRYELNEERRALREQLQEYDDTLAVVDRWQEQGRAFTGELHLQLDRLKTLALLGPEHLHDTTVCPMCTQPLQEPDPSAQDVSDLTTRLAEELTHAQTLQPVREEHRRALQAERAAVAERLRLNGIQLRELLASDERMRNLQEQQMRIAHIQGRIAEALSRTGTASDLSRLRHELELAKERVAALQVLVDEDDVAAETERCLADIAVNMTAWAKRLNLGQAANATEVSISLNLLNVVVRSPDGRRPLRRIGSAKNHIGYHLVAHLALHTYLRSNSRPVPSFLMLDQPTQAFFPEKPRDASKVQDADWATVTAYFMLLNEVAQLNEGNLQIIVSDHANLPEPWFQNAVIANWRPDDEGNRNALIPFDWTP
- a CDS encoding ATP-binding protein, with amino-acid sequence MSRDDLINTVPDVLADARTSPLTAGLLTTKEGWNDFVHRIVLPPDLQDCAPAGITVTDNDPRMRYHGEMLPVLTPALRRGLLDARRILRTNRFRSVGRSMDMVIDGERGAGKTLLLCQIGRGYQGMIESDSGTDPNRVPVIYINVPPDRDSSMHWSLPFAEFLGLQYMRNPAKGDYRTLDVTLPVTHVMKHAGTQLVLVDGIDRLSDGEARTALSYFESLQDHTRVTFIYCGTGARDAIHAARYTGRRSKLPHQGMKFDSDMPVLWVGTIDYSPTAPEDWEDVVEAFEDDLRLHKHQKGTLIGLASYLHKRTGGYIETLNHLICQAAQEAIERGTEALTKDLLDDIHTGRGDLDEAGV